In the bacterium genome, one interval contains:
- a CDS encoding group 1 truncated hemoglobin, translating into MYKLTAKILCSALVVLFTATVSFAATMEKSLYDRLGGKKAIVAVVDEFVARVAADKRINGFFKDTAADPKRLAKFKDNLVNQICQATGGPCKYTGKDMKTAHKGMGITDADFNALVEDLSGALDKFKVGAKEKGDLLAALGPLKKDIVEK; encoded by the coding sequence ATGTACAAGCTCACCGCCAAGATCCTGTGCTCGGCCCTGGTGGTGCTGTTCACGGCGACGGTCAGTTTTGCCGCCACCATGGAGAAATCACTGTACGACCGTTTGGGGGGGAAGAAAGCGATCGTCGCCGTGGTCGATGAGTTCGTGGCGCGGGTTGCCGCCGACAAGCGGATCAACGGCTTCTTTAAAGATACTGCCGCAGATCCGAAACGGCTTGCAAAATTCAAGGATAACCTCGTGAATCAAATCTGCCAAGCCACCGGCGGCCCGTGCAAATACACGGGCAAGGACATGAAGACGGCTCACAAGGGCATGGGGATCACCGACGCCGATTTCAACGCGCTCGTTGAGGATCTCTCCGGCGCCCTGGACAAGTTCAAGGTCGGCGCGAAGGAAAAGGGCGACCTGCTGGCCGCCCTCGGACCACTGAAGAAGGATATTGTCGAGAAGTAA
- a CDS encoding DEAD/DEAH box helicase → MPALIPAAKPHPAMSRSMKEAIRISGAPILDAPTLTKGTEAPTTFGGLTLTPETFRAIRRLGWLEPTPIQQEGIPIMASGRDMIGQAETGSGKTGAYGIPIVERLDPSSRTLQALVLVPTRELALQVADEIRILGRGRGLSVVALFGGHSIVRQMEDLRRHPHIAVATPGRLLDHLQRRTVSLASVSVAVLDEADRMLDMGFLPDVSKILAQTPTTRQTALFSATIPVEIRTIAEQRMRTPTWVRIAAPLPTVDSIEQFYLEVAEQDKVKALRRLLRSQEISSGLVFRRTRYRVDRLARALDRDGTVGVLHGGLREGARLKALRAFEEKRTRLLIATNVAARGLDLENVSHVINFDIPEDVETYIHRVGRTARMGRAGTAITFVGQYDIEMFDQLRKRFGEALKRHPLNLYA, encoded by the coding sequence ATGCCGGCACTGATTCCCGCGGCGAAGCCGCACCCGGCGATGAGCCGGAGTATGAAGGAGGCGATTCGTATTTCAGGAGCACCAATTTTAGACGCACCAACTCTGACAAAAGGCACGGAGGCCCCCACGACGTTCGGAGGGCTCACGCTTACCCCGGAGACCTTCCGGGCGATCCGCCGGCTGGGATGGCTCGAGCCGACCCCCATTCAACAAGAAGGCATTCCGATCATGGCCAGCGGACGAGACATGATCGGGCAGGCGGAAACAGGGTCAGGAAAAACAGGAGCCTACGGGATCCCCATCGTGGAGCGCCTCGATCCTTCGTCCCGGACCCTCCAGGCCCTCGTCCTTGTCCCCACGCGCGAACTCGCTTTGCAGGTCGCCGACGAGATCCGGATTCTGGGACGCGGCCGGGGCCTCTCGGTCGTGGCTTTGTTCGGAGGTCACTCCATCGTCCGGCAGATGGAAGACCTGCGCCGGCACCCGCACATCGCGGTAGCCACTCCGGGACGCCTGCTGGATCACCTGCAGCGAAGGACCGTCAGCCTGGCGTCGGTCTCGGTGGCAGTGCTCGATGAAGCGGACCGAATGCTCGACATGGGCTTTCTCCCGGACGTCTCAAAGATTCTCGCCCAGACACCGACCACGCGACAGACGGCGCTGTTCTCCGCCACCATCCCCGTGGAGATCCGCACGATCGCGGAACAGCGCATGCGCACGCCCACCTGGGTGCGGATCGCCGCACCGCTTCCGACCGTCGATTCGATCGAGCAGTTTTACCTGGAAGTCGCCGAGCAGGACAAGGTCAAGGCCCTGCGCCGCCTCCTGCGCAGCCAGGAAATCTCTTCGGGGCTCGTGTTCCGGAGGACCCGGTATCGTGTCGACCGTCTGGCTCGAGCACTCGACCGGGACGGCACGGTTGGCGTGCTCCACGGCGGCCTGCGGGAAGGGGCGCGGCTGAAAGCGCTCCGGGCGTTTGAAGAAAAGCGAACGCGCCTCCTGATCGCGACCAATGTCGCCGCCCGTGGGCTGGACCTGGAGAACGTCTCGCACGTCATCAACTTCGATATCCCCGAGGACGTGGAAACCTACATCCACCGGGTCGGACGCACCGCGCGCATGGGGCGCGCGGGGACAGCGATCACCTTCGTGGGGCAGTACGATATCGAGATGTTCGACCAGCTTCGAAAGCGCTTCGGCGAGGCGTTGAAGCGGCATCCCCTCAACCTCTACGCCTGA